A DNA window from Gloeocapsa sp. DLM2.Bin57 contains the following coding sequences:
- a CDS encoding TIGR00730 family Rossman fold protein, whose protein sequence is MTLTPSLNQDLQALVNQLSSHKHGKWIERALAVLLRISEEEIDRLDWKIIATSLEDLEHGFGTFYQYRHIRKVTIFGSARISAETQEYRLAVEFARRITELGFMILTGGGGGIMQAGNEGAGRDQSFGLNINLPFEQEANPYIVNDPKLINFKYFFTRKLFFLRESDAIALFPGGFGTQDEAFETLTLCQTGKYGPVPLVLVDEPGGNYWELWDNYIRNLITRGLISPEDTNLYSITDNIEEACKIIANFYSVYHSSRYVNDLFVMRLNTELSDEQIELLNQQFNDILVKGRIEKSEALPSEKGHETQDLPRIVLYFNQKDLGRLYQMIKQINQWGEESKEDLHLHPERK, encoded by the coding sequence ATGACTCTAACACCATCTCTAAACCAAGATTTACAAGCACTCGTTAACCAGTTGTCCTCCCATAAACATGGTAAATGGATTGAACGAGCATTAGCCGTACTGTTAAGAATATCAGAAGAAGAAATCGATCGCCTCGATTGGAAAATTATCGCTACCTCTCTAGAAGATCTAGAACATGGTTTTGGGACATTCTATCAGTATCGTCATATTCGTAAGGTAACAATTTTTGGTTCAGCCCGCATCAGTGCAGAAACGCAAGAATATCGCTTAGCGGTAGAGTTCGCCCGTCGCATTACTGAATTAGGCTTTATGATTCTCACAGGAGGAGGTGGAGGAATCATGCAAGCAGGAAATGAAGGCGCCGGGAGAGACCAATCTTTTGGCTTAAATATTAACCTACCCTTTGAACAAGAAGCTAATCCCTATATAGTTAATGATCCCAAATTAATTAACTTTAAGTACTTTTTTACCCGCAAACTGTTTTTTCTCAGAGAAAGTGACGCGATCGCCCTATTTCCTGGCGGTTTTGGCACTCAAGACGAAGCTTTTGAAACCCTTACCCTCTGTCAAACGGGAAAATATGGACCAGTTCCCCTAGTTTTAGTAGATGAACCAGGGGGAAACTATTGGGAACTATGGGACAACTATATACGTAACCTGATAACTAGAGGTCTAATTAGTCCTGAAGATACCAATCTCTATAGTATAACCGATAATATAGAAGAAGCCTGTAAAATAATTGCTAACTTCTATAGCGTTTATCATTCTAGTCGATACGTCAATGATTTATTCGTGATGCGTCTCAATACAGAACTCAGTGACGAACAAATTGAGCTATTAAATCAACAATTTAATGATATTCTAGTCAAAGGAAGAATAGAAAAAAGCGAAGCTCTACCCTCGGAAAAGGGACACGAAACCCAAGATTTACCACGGATAGTATTGTATTTTAACCAAAAAGACCTAGGACGTCTCTATCAAATGATTAAGCAAATTAATCAATGGGGAGAAGAAAGTAAAGAGGATTTGCATTTACATCCAGAAAGAAAATAA
- a CDS encoding 5-formyltetrahydrofolate cyclo-ligase: MTITKASLRKQLLRQRRSLEPELWRNYSDRLCSNLQNSSIFQQAETILGYFSINQEPDLSPLFTQKTWGFPRCLGDSLHWYYWQPTEVLIKGSYGIPEPSLDASRVSPDQVDLILVPAVACDAQGYRLGYGGGFYDRLFQQTQWSKITAIAIVFDFAYLPSLPRDSWDKQLQGICTESRVYLQTRL; encoded by the coding sequence ATGACAATAACTAAAGCTAGTTTACGTAAACAATTATTACGACAAAGGCGATCGCTAGAACCAGAATTATGGCGTAATTATAGCGATCGCCTCTGTAGCAATTTACAAAACTCTTCCATCTTTCAACAAGCAGAGACTATATTAGGTTATTTTAGTATTAATCAAGAACCTGATTTAAGTCCTCTATTTACTCAAAAAACTTGGGGGTTTCCTCGTTGTCTAGGAGACTCCCTCCATTGGTATTATTGGCAACCAACAGAGGTTTTAATTAAGGGTAGTTATGGTATTCCCGAACCCTCCCTAGACGCGTCGAGAGTTTCTCCTGATCAAGTAGATTTAATACTTGTACCTGCAGTAGCTTGTGATGCTCAAGGTTACCGTTTAGGTTATGGAGGAGGTTTTTACGATCGCCTTTTCCAACAAACCCAATGGTCAAAAATAACGGCGATCGCCATTGTGTTTGATTTTGCTTATTTACCTAGTCTCCCAAGAGACTCTTGGGATAAACAACTTCAGGGTATTTGTACAGAATCTAGGGTGTACTTGCAAACCAGGTTATGA
- a CDS encoding YbjN domain-containing protein, translated as MTTVKPFDHSVIETYLLEQDLNYLKDRDGDFQVRFNYDEDLGCALTIWFILTNSIYRVQAVTDKPIPREDWGKAVMLCNTWNQQKRWPKAYLNIKDPETDQNGFIVLEEHIDLEEGIHQELFNDWTRTVISAASGFWIWANKEQGLFDN; from the coding sequence ATGACTACAGTTAAACCTTTTGATCATAGTGTCATCGAAACCTATTTATTAGAACAAGACCTAAATTATCTTAAAGATAGAGATGGAGATTTTCAAGTTAGGTTTAATTATGATGAGGATTTGGGTTGTGCTTTAACGATTTGGTTTATTCTCACCAATTCAATTTATCGAGTCCAAGCTGTCACAGATAAACCTATTCCCCGAGAAGATTGGGGGAAAGCTGTGATGTTATGCAACACCTGGAATCAACAAAAAAGATGGCCCAAAGCTTACCTCAATATTAAAGATCCCGAAACGGATCAAAATGGCTTTATTGTTTTAGAAGAACATATCGATTTAGAAGAAGGAATTCACCAAGAATTATTCAATGATTGGACTAGAACAGTAATTTCTGCAGCTTCTGGTTTTTGGATATGGGCAAATAAAGAACAAGGATTATTTGATAATTAA
- a CDS encoding Hsp70 family protein, with amino-acid sequence MYLGIDFGTCYSTAALLLEAKLTPIPEPFTQGYTFPSSVFITATGEILVGQEAENNRQTNLQRYKREFKRDLGTPEPYILGEISLLPEELVTEIIKKIKTEAEKITQVKGIKNLYQAVITVPATYNKYQRKLMEQAAHQAGFTEIKLLEEPIAAATYYFHNTQIKQEDIILVYDLGGGTFDATLLQKKKTGYKILGIPKSLNYCGVLNFDNLIFDYLKDNCSQQLREYLESQNTNIISLCQQLKHQLSENQEGTINLQIGLEEAETFSLTRKQFEEMLDPIITESVDCCEQLVKNAGLNWSRINHILIVGSSSLIPNLKRLLELRLEHDIVTVDNLDFVVSFGAAIFGQTAINSQTTYYNWQTDLTRDIQTKFNSQNKSKRSLPIPAKQNQPQYNISLATEIQKLFDKE; translated from the coding sequence ATGTATTTAGGCATTGACTTTGGTACTTGTTACTCAACCGCGGCTCTATTATTAGAGGCTAAGCTTACCCCAATTCCTGAGCCCTTTACCCAAGGATATACTTTCCCTTCTAGTGTTTTTATTACCGCAACAGGAGAAATTTTAGTAGGTCAAGAAGCGGAAAATAATCGACAAACCAACCTCCAAAGGTATAAAAGAGAGTTTAAGCGAGATCTCGGTACTCCTGAACCCTATATATTAGGTGAAATTTCTCTATTACCTGAAGAATTAGTAACAGAAATTATTAAAAAAATTAAGACTGAAGCAGAAAAAATAACTCAAGTAAAAGGTATTAAAAATCTTTATCAAGCTGTAATTACTGTTCCCGCTACCTATAATAAATATCAACGTAAATTAATGGAACAAGCAGCACACCAAGCAGGTTTTACCGAGATTAAATTATTAGAAGAACCTATAGCAGCAGCAACTTATTATTTTCATAATACTCAAATTAAGCAGGAAGATATTATCTTGGTTTATGACTTAGGAGGTGGAACATTTGACGCAACTTTACTCCAGAAAAAAAAGACTGGCTATAAAATTTTAGGCATACCTAAAAGTCTAAATTATTGCGGCGTTCTAAACTTTGATAACCTAATTTTTGACTACCTTAAAGATAATTGTAGTCAACAACTTAGGGAATATCTAGAATCCCAAAATACCAATATCATTAGTTTATGTCAACAGCTTAAACATCAATTAAGCGAAAATCAAGAAGGAACAATTAATCTACAAATAGGTTTAGAAGAAGCAGAAACATTCTCACTTACTCGAAAACAATTTGAGGAAATGCTCGACCCGATAATTACTGAAAGTGTAGATTGTTGCGAACAATTAGTTAAAAATGCTGGTTTAAATTGGTCAAGAATTAACCACATTTTAATAGTTGGATCAAGTTCGTTGATTCCTAATCTGAAAAGACTTTTAGAATTAAGACTAGAACACGATATTGTTACGGTTGATAATTTAGATTTTGTCGTATCATTCGGAGCAGCAATATTTGGTCAAACAGCAATTAATAGTCAAACAACTTACTACAATTGGCAAACTGACTTAACTAGAGATATTCAAACAAAGTTTAATAGCCAAAACAAAAGTAAGCGATCGCTCCCTATTCCAGCAAAACAAAACCAACCTCAATATAACATCTCACTAGCAACAGAAATCCAAAAATTATTCGATAAGGAGTAA
- a CDS encoding glycosyltransferase family 1 protein, with the protein MHIAWLGKKSPFCGNVTYSREVTNALLDRGNRVSFLHFASEESEKDDLPHHSEVLLPFLYKSQIYTIPSFHSSKVLMRSLKELQPDLVHASLTLSPLDFLLPEICQELNLPLIATFHPAFDGNKLRNLQASTQFFTYQLYAPFLAHYDRVIVFSHIQKDLLLKMGLKPEQLVVIPNGVDTNKYSPGVSHLKQKYQAKHLFIYQGRIAIEKNLEALLKAWKYCNLGEDCQLLIVGDGPLAPALKLSYGKTEGIIWLGFIADEQERINLLRGVDVFILPSLVEGLSLSLLEAMSCGVATIATNAGADGEVLEGGAGIVLETKGVTTQLKTLLPILRDQPEFTQTLGQKARQRVLERYTLEDNITKLELLYQDVLKSGKNNFSHLK; encoded by the coding sequence ATGCACATTGCCTGGCTAGGAAAAAAATCTCCCTTTTGTGGTAACGTAACTTATAGTCGAGAGGTCACTAATGCTTTACTAGATCGCGGTAATCGCGTTAGCTTCCTTCATTTTGCCTCAGAAGAGTCAGAAAAAGACGATTTACCTCATCACTCCGAAGTATTATTACCATTTCTCTATAAATCACAAATTTATACTATTCCTAGTTTTCATTCTAGTAAAGTGTTAATGCGATCGCTTAAGGAATTGCAACCAGATTTAGTTCATGCTTCCTTGACTCTATCACCTTTAGATTTTCTCCTACCAGAAATCTGTCAGGAATTAAATTTACCTCTAATCGCTACCTTCCATCCCGCTTTTGATGGGAATAAATTGCGTAACCTACAAGCTAGTACTCAGTTTTTTACATATCAACTCTATGCACCTTTTTTAGCACATTATGACCGAGTCATCGTTTTCTCTCACATCCAGAAAGATTTATTATTAAAAATGGGTCTCAAACCCGAACAGTTGGTAGTTATCCCCAATGGTGTAGATACCAATAAGTATTCTCCTGGTGTCTCCCATTTGAAACAAAAATACCAGGCTAAACACTTGTTTATCTATCAGGGAAGAATAGCGATCGAAAAAAACCTGGAAGCTTTACTCAAAGCGTGGAAATACTGTAACCTAGGTGAAGATTGTCAACTATTGATTGTAGGTGATGGTCCATTAGCTCCCGCTTTAAAGTTATCATATGGCAAAACAGAAGGTATAATCTGGTTAGGTTTTATTGCTGATGAACAAGAAAGGATCAATCTTCTTCGAGGAGTTGATGTCTTTATTCTTCCTTCTTTAGTAGAGGGTTTATCCTTATCTTTGTTAGAAGCTATGTCTTGTGGTGTAGCGACTATTGCTACAAATGCGGGAGCTGATGGAGAAGTTCTCGAAGGTGGAGCAGGAATCGTTTTAGAAACCAAAGGTGTTACTACCCAATTAAAAACCCTCCTTCCTATTTTACGAGATCAACCCGAATTTACCCAAACTTTAGGACAAAAAGCACGTCAAAGAGTTTTAGAGCGTTATACTCTAGAAGATAATATTACCAAGTTAGAATTACTCTATCAAGATGTTTTAAAATCAGGAAAAAATAACTTTAGCCATTTAAAGTAA
- a CDS encoding CHAD domain-containing protein, with the protein MIQLTILTATTFGDWAYLAINKHFEKVLKHESAVIKDEDPEELHQMRVGVRRLRSAIAGFAPALSLPKGAQDKNLGKIGRILGVLRDLDVLRETLTQKYLPQLPETEQLVLTQSLKTLEKRRHKALKKVRKLVEDNLYHNFKRDLELWLAQPQYQPIAEIDIYLILADLLLPEVSRLLLHPGWLVGIRFDGNQVIFTENREQILYLQAETLHDLRKEAKRTRYLLELFTHFYGEQYQSYLQDIKSIQDILGEVQDSFVLGEFLTGALKLDWRKEIPTLVELITVNREKKYQAWGELQQKFLSLEVRKDFHASIEQPLVNLEENHL; encoded by the coding sequence ATGATTCAACTAACTATATTAACAGCCACAACCTTCGGGGATTGGGCTTATTTAGCCATTAATAAACACTTTGAAAAAGTACTTAAACACGAAAGTGCAGTAATCAAAGACGAAGATCCCGAAGAATTACACCAAATGCGCGTCGGAGTAAGACGTTTAAGAAGCGCGATCGCAGGATTTGCCCCCGCTTTATCTCTACCCAAGGGAGCGCAGGATAAAAACCTGGGTAAAATTGGTCGTATCCTGGGAGTGTTAAGAGATTTAGACGTTTTAAGAGAAACTCTTACTCAGAAATACTTACCTCAATTACCAGAAACAGAACAACTAGTCTTAACTCAAAGTTTGAAAACACTAGAAAAACGACGTCATAAAGCCTTAAAAAAAGTTAGAAAATTAGTGGAGGACAACTTATATCACAATTTCAAGCGAGACTTAGAACTATGGTTAGCCCAGCCACAATATCAACCCATAGCGGAGATAGATATTTATTTAATTTTAGCTGATTTACTCTTACCAGAAGTTAGCAGACTCCTACTCCATCCAGGTTGGTTAGTGGGAATCAGATTTGACGGTAATCAAGTTATCTTTACAGAAAATAGGGAACAGATACTCTATTTACAAGCAGAAACCCTCCACGATTTACGCAAAGAAGCCAAAAGAACTCGTTATTTGCTAGAATTATTCACACATTTTTACGGTGAGCAATATCAATCCTATCTGCAAGACATCAAATCTATTCAAGACATTTTAGGAGAAGTTCAAGACAGCTTTGTTTTAGGAGAATTTCTCACAGGTGCTTTAAAATTAGACTGGAGAAAAGAAATACCCACACTAGTAGAATTAATCACTGTTAATCGTGAAAAAAAATATCAAGCTTGGGGAGAATTACAACAAAAATTTCTCAGTCTAGAAGTGCGCAAAGATTTCCACGCTAGTATAGAACAACCTCTAGTCAATCTAGAAGAAAATCACCTCTAA
- a CDS encoding HEAT repeat domain-containing protein has translation MIDMNQEDPRVLDTIDNLDSPLDSLEEFESEAPPPPDPEEMLLLLQNSQSQQRIIAARAFCEIKDERAIPLLINLLEDTCPLTRVSAVYGLGRNTSPDAVEPLIKLLQRDWNGYVRKGVVWALGNNLDSRALKPLIKALKTDISAVRLWAASSLVEIAQLEYESVVTAIPPLVEALRGDLVAPVRSNCAWAVGQLARELPANVVYATAIDALIEALAEDPDLGVKEDAKTALLKVGDPRGLKMIEELEQEGWI, from the coding sequence ATGATAGATATGAACCAAGAAGACCCAAGGGTGCTAGACACCATCGACAACCTAGATAGTCCCCTGGATTCATTGGAGGAGTTCGAGTCAGAAGCTCCACCTCCTCCTGATCCAGAGGAAATGTTGTTGTTGCTGCAAAATTCTCAATCTCAACAGAGAATCATTGCGGCTAGAGCTTTTTGTGAGATTAAAGATGAAAGAGCCATACCATTATTAATTAATCTCTTAGAAGATACTTGCCCCTTAACTAGAGTAAGTGCTGTTTATGGATTAGGACGTAATACTAGCCCAGATGCGGTAGAGCCTTTAATTAAGCTTTTACAACGAGATTGGAATGGTTATGTACGTAAAGGGGTAGTTTGGGCATTAGGTAATAATCTAGATTCACGAGCTTTAAAACCCTTAATCAAAGCCTTAAAAACCGATATTTCCGCAGTGAGACTATGGGCGGCTAGCAGTTTAGTAGAAATTGCTCAACTCGAATATGAAAGCGTAGTCACAGCGATACCCCCTTTAGTTGAAGCCCTCAGAGGAGATTTAGTAGCACCAGTGCGCAGTAATTGTGCTTGGGCTGTAGGGCAATTAGCCCGAGAACTTCCAGCTAATGTGGTTTATGCTACGGCGATCGACGCTTTAATTGAAGCTTTAGCAGAAGATCCTGATTTAGGGGTTAAAGAAGACGCTAAAACAGCTCTTTTAAAAGTAGGTGATCCTCGTGGTTTAAAAATGATTGAAGAATTAGAGCAGGAAGGATGGATTTAA
- a CDS encoding UbiX family flavin prenyltransferase, translating to MDLTLTKPLIVGVTGASGLIYAVRTLKYLLEANYSVDLVASKAAYLVWQDEYQTRLPSEPDLQVEFWRQQTGVEYKGKLICHRSTNVGASIASGSFTTMGMVIIPCSMSTVAKIAAGLSTDLIERAADVQLKEGRKLVVVPRETPFSLIHLRNLTSLAEAGARIVPAIPAWYHHPETIEDLVDFVVARSLDQLGIDCVPLKRWEGNNHEPDS from the coding sequence ATGGATTTAACCTTAACTAAACCCTTGATTGTCGGTGTAACGGGAGCGTCTGGGTTAATCTACGCTGTCAGAACCCTTAAATATCTCCTAGAAGCTAATTATAGTGTTGACTTAGTAGCCTCTAAAGCCGCTTATTTAGTCTGGCAAGATGAGTATCAAACTCGCTTACCCTCTGAGCCTGATTTACAAGTAGAATTTTGGCGTCAACAAACAGGAGTAGAGTATAAAGGTAAACTAATTTGTCATCGCAGTACTAATGTGGGGGCTAGCATAGCTAGTGGTTCTTTTACTACTATGGGGATGGTTATCATACCATGCAGCATGAGTACTGTAGCTAAAATTGCAGCAGGTTTAAGTACAGATTTGATTGAAAGAGCTGCGGATGTACAACTTAAAGAAGGTCGTAAATTAGTAGTAGTACCTCGTGAGACTCCTTTTAGTTTAATTCATCTGCGCAATCTTACTAGTTTAGCTGAAGCAGGAGCAAGAATCGTCCCGGCTATTCCGGCTTGGTATCATCATCCCGAAACTATAGAGGATTTAGTTGATTTTGTGGTAGCTCGTAGTTTAGATCAGTTGGGTATAGATTGTGTTCCCTTGAAGCGTTGGGAAGGTAATAATCATGAACCAGATAGTTAG
- the crtH gene encoding carotene isomerase, producing the protein MTTNEYDVIIIGSGIGGLVTATQLVAKGAKVLVLESYLIPGGSSGYFEREGYRFDVGASMIFGFGQKGTTNLLTRALEAVNVELETIPDPVQIHYHLPYDLELKVHRDYEKFLQEISSHFPHEKEGIRKFYDECWRVFNCLNSIPLLSLEEPRYLTRVFFQNPAACLGLVKYLPLNTGDVARRYIRDPQLLKFIDMECYCWSVVPAQQTPMINAGMVFSDRHYGGINYPKGGVGKIAKKLAEGLENYGGEIKYQARVTDILTTGKKAIGVRTATGKEYYAKRIVSNCTRWDTFSKLLPSEMIPPSEQRWQKRYQKSPSFLSLHLGVKAEVLPPGTECHHILLEDWENMEAECGTIFVSIPTLLDPDLAPSGYHIIHSFTPSWLEQWQNLSPKAYEQKKEAQANAIIDRLEKIFPGLIAGLDYQEVGTPRTHRRFLGRQDGTYGPIPRGKTFGLLGMPFNKTAIPGLYCVGDSTFPGQGLNAVAFSGMSCGHRIAVDLGL; encoded by the coding sequence ATGACCACAAACGAGTACGACGTTATCATTATCGGTTCGGGAATAGGGGGATTAGTTACCGCTACGCAACTAGTAGCTAAAGGTGCAAAAGTCTTAGTCTTAGAAAGCTATCTTATTCCTGGAGGTAGTTCAGGTTACTTCGAGAGAGAAGGCTATCGCTTTGACGTAGGAGCCTCGATGATTTTTGGTTTTGGTCAAAAAGGAACAACTAACCTGTTAACCCGTGCTCTAGAGGCTGTAAACGTTGAATTAGAAACAATTCCTGACCCAGTCCAAATCCATTATCATCTCCCCTACGACTTAGAACTAAAAGTTCATCGAGACTATGAAAAATTTTTACAAGAAATCTCTAGTCACTTTCCCCACGAAAAAGAGGGGATCAGAAAGTTTTATGACGAATGTTGGCGAGTATTTAACTGTTTAAACTCTATTCCCCTATTATCTCTAGAAGAGCCGCGTTATCTGACTAGGGTATTTTTCCAAAATCCTGCAGCTTGTTTAGGATTAGTTAAATATCTTCCTCTAAACACAGGAGATGTGGCACGTCGTTATATCAGAGACCCCCAATTATTGAAATTTATCGATATGGAGTGTTACTGTTGGTCAGTAGTACCAGCTCAACAAACACCGATGATTAACGCGGGGATGGTATTTTCAGACAGACATTATGGGGGTATTAATTACCCTAAAGGAGGAGTAGGCAAAATCGCCAAAAAACTAGCAGAAGGATTAGAAAATTATGGTGGAGAAATTAAATATCAAGCCAGAGTAACAGATATTTTAACTACAGGGAAAAAAGCGATCGGGGTACGTACCGCTACAGGAAAAGAATATTACGCCAAACGGATAGTTTCTAATTGTACTCGTTGGGATACTTTCTCTAAGTTATTACCATCAGAAATGATACCCCCATCAGAGCAACGCTGGCAAAAACGTTATCAAAAATCCCCTAGTTTCCTAAGCTTACATCTAGGGGTAAAAGCAGAAGTTCTACCACCAGGTACAGAATGTCATCATATCCTCTTAGAAGACTGGGAAAATATGGAGGCTGAATGTGGTACTATTTTTGTATCTATTCCTACTCTCTTAGATCCTGATTTAGCCCCTAGTGGTTACCATATTATCCATAGTTTTACGCCAAGTTGGCTCGAGCAGTGGCAAAATCTCAGCCCCAAAGCATATGAGCAGAAAAAAGAAGCCCAAGCTAATGCTATCATCGATCGCCTAGAAAAAATCTTCCCAGGATTAATCGCAGGATTAGATTATCAGGAAGTAGGAACACCACGCACTCACCGACGCTTTTTAGGGAGACAAGATGGAACTTATGGTCCTATTCCTCGTGGTAAAACTTTTGGTTTGTTAGGAATGCCTTTTAATAAAACAGCTATTCCTGGATTATACTGCGTTGGTGACAGCACTTTTCCAGGTCAAGGTTTAAATGCTGTGGCTTTTTCGGGGATGAGTTGTGGTCATCGTATCGCCGTTGATTTAGGTTTATGA
- a CDS encoding prohibitin family protein: MKNLNTTQIAKLVILVIGGMVALGFVRKTLITIPAGTVGVKETFGKVAETPLNPGLHLVNPLSKVVRFSTRLEDIKETVEATSQEGLSIQLDVSLQYRANPSKIAEIYQNIGTDEEEIIISRFRSLVREVTAAYSLNSIYGDKRQEVANLLRERLTTSLQPLGFEVEEVLLRKVILPSNVQEAIEAKITAEQKSLQQQFEIQQQRQQIEFDLEKARSTAEREKIEAQARAEREKIAAEATAEAQKKLAEGLTPAILQLKTIEATQSLAQSSNTKIIILGDGNQQLPQIFFPFPNQ; the protein is encoded by the coding sequence ATGAAAAATCTTAACACAACTCAAATCGCTAAGCTCGTTATTCTAGTGATAGGGGGTATGGTCGCTTTAGGATTTGTAAGAAAAACCCTAATTACTATCCCCGCGGGTACAGTAGGAGTCAAAGAAACCTTTGGTAAAGTTGCCGAGACTCCCTTAAATCCTGGATTACATTTGGTTAATCCTCTGAGTAAAGTAGTTCGATTTTCTACACGCCTAGAAGATATTAAAGAAACCGTAGAAGCTACATCACAAGAAGGTCTAAGTATCCAATTAGACGTTAGTTTACAATATCGGGCTAATCCTAGCAAAATAGCTGAAATATATCAAAATATCGGGACAGATGAAGAAGAAATCATTATATCTCGTTTTCGCTCCTTGGTGAGAGAAGTCACCGCAGCATATTCTTTAAACTCCATTTACGGTGATAAAAGACAGGAAGTAGCCAATCTCTTAAGAGAACGTTTAACCACTAGTTTACAACCCCTTGGCTTTGAGGTAGAAGAAGTCTTACTCAGAAAAGTAATTTTACCTAGCAACGTCCAAGAAGCTATAGAAGCCAAAATTACCGCAGAACAAAAAAGTTTACAACAACAGTTTGAAATCCAACAACAAAGACAACAAATAGAATTTGACCTAGAAAAAGCTAGATCCACCGCAGAGAGGGAAAAAATCGAAGCCCAAGCTAGAGCAGAGAGAGAAAAAATAGCCGCAGAAGCTACAGCAGAAGCGCAAAAAAAACTAGCCGAAGGGTTAACCCCAGCGATTCTCCAACTAAAAACTATCGAAGCTACTCAAAGTTTAGCTCAATCAAGCAACACTAAAATAATTATCCTCGGTGACGGAAATCAACAATTACCACAGATATTTTTCCCTTTTCCGAATCAATAA
- a CDS encoding YbjN domain-containing protein, producing the protein MATVETFDRSMIKNYLEEKDLNYFEDRDGDFIVRFNYDEDWGCALDIWFIVNNSVYKVQINSSKPIPREAWGKTMMLCNTWHQQRRWPRAYLYIENPETDENGFIVLNGNIDLEKGIHQELLDDWTGTLISAGFGFWKWAHQEQGL; encoded by the coding sequence ATGGCTACTGTAGAAACTTTTGATCGCAGCATGATCAAAAACTATTTAGAAGAAAAAGATCTTAACTATTTTGAAGATCGAGATGGAGACTTTATCGTCAGATTTAATTATGATGAAGACTGGGGTTGTGCTTTAGATATTTGGTTTATTGTCAATAATTCAGTTTATAAAGTGCAAATCAATTCTAGTAAACCCATTCCCCGAGAAGCTTGGGGTAAAACAATGATGTTATGCAATACTTGGCATCAACAAAGAAGATGGCCCAGAGCATATCTATATATCGAAAATCCCGAAACAGATGAAAATGGCTTTATCGTCTTAAACGGTAATATCGATTTAGAAAAAGGAATTCACCAAGAATTACTTGACGATTGGACAGGAACTCTCATTTCTGCGGGTTTTGGTTTCTGGAAATGGGCTCACCAAGAACAAGGATTATAA